Proteins found in one Nostoc sp. NIES-3756 genomic segment:
- a CDS encoding cation diffusion facilitator family transporter: MQERTDIQVSRMVLSAQQHLMDSSKSESTPSSSLSSDSMHTGQVKQNIQALWTTLILLSIFFCVELGAGIWSHSLSLLADAEHILSDVAALGLALIAAWLSQSISQKTLFGRYRLEIVAALINGISLACIACWIVKEALVRLQSPTTEILGVPMLATALIGVGVNSFNAFYLHKCSHHDLNIKGALLHLIADLASSVGAVLAAIAIIWLNWTWADGVISLVVAMLIACFAAYLLIQSVQCLRGQIVDIGELACMCPPESQDCQERQQAEKLLFPTLEELVQ, translated from the coding sequence ATGCAGGAACGTACAGATATTCAGGTATCAAGAATGGTGCTTTCAGCACAACAGCATCTGATGGATAGCTCGAAATCCGAGTCAACCCCTAGCAGTTCCCTGAGTTCAGATTCAATGCACACAGGTCAGGTTAAACAAAATATCCAGGCGCTGTGGACTACATTAATTTTACTCAGCATCTTTTTTTGTGTGGAACTGGGTGCAGGAATTTGGAGCCATAGTCTATCTCTGCTAGCAGATGCGGAACATATTCTTTCAGATGTAGCAGCATTAGGACTGGCACTAATTGCTGCCTGGTTATCTCAATCAATATCCCAGAAAACTTTATTTGGACGCTATCGACTAGAAATTGTTGCTGCTTTAATTAATGGTATCAGTTTAGCTTGTATTGCCTGTTGGATAGTAAAAGAAGCTTTGGTACGGTTACAATCTCCCACCACAGAGATTTTAGGCGTACCGATGTTAGCAACTGCATTAATTGGCGTAGGAGTTAACAGTTTTAACGCTTTTTATCTACACAAATGCAGCCATCATGACCTGAATATTAAAGGCGCATTACTACATTTAATAGCGGATTTAGCCAGTTCTGTAGGTGCAGTGCTAGCAGCGATCGCTATTATATGGCTGAACTGGACATGGGCTGATGGTGTCATTAGCTTAGTAGTAGCAATGTTGATAGCTTGTTTTGCCGCTTATTTGCTAATTCAAAGCGTGCAATGTCTACGGGGTCAAATAGTCGATATTGGTGAACTCGCTTGTATGTGTCCTCCAGAATCACAAGATTGTCAAGAACGCCAACAGGCAGAAAAACTATTATTTCCCACCTTAGAGGAACTTGTCCAATGA
- a CDS encoding alkaline phosphatase, producing the protein MISFWQNYRRALGFAMSTFFCAIWLVFATPGVESALAAGNGINVIIMIGDGMGWEMARAAAVAKGAPFYTSGKGSGLSFQKLTGYGLVTTYGTTIQNSTPADPTNQTHITNNSALDGSKPLTGTSPVRPNFEFLPTPFNPGDRADGNSEAPGNLTGYDPTKGGPAPWIPLSPATPGSYDKEYIKHSYPDSANTATTLYTGVKSYNNALGVDVYEQKLKTILEIAKEQGKATGLVTSVPVSHATPAAAASYVNRRSKYDSIYDPNKTNQDSILQQTLLEFKPNVLLGGGHPLDFENRASSGPVNKYTYITQDTYEHLKNNPNPTSNRYGYNFLERGPNATKTLLNKAVQIDPNKGERLFGLYGARGQNGNLPTSSSKGDYSTTGLDNFSIYSSVVRSATSTSPCPSGKIIPGSVAECVPVLDANGNLVNPPTPDTVRPLSPGETDASFVAREINENPTLADLSKAALNVLGKDKDGFWLMIEGGDIDWAAHDDNMDNLIGTVNDFDKAVQEVISWINKNGGWQKNLLIVTADHDHYLTLNNDFVSKLTPNSNSNKSRGLKYNAKEITYNKHNPREAGHFWGSDPNQKYLWGSHSRRLVPVYFQGAYSSTLVRYLGKPIQFTDSSGTYTAPGVSSVLDQSHIFQAMKAALTGSL; encoded by the coding sequence ATGATTTCATTTTGGCAAAATTACAGGCGAGCGCTAGGCTTTGCCATGTCTACTTTTTTCTGTGCTATCTGGCTTGTATTTGCTACCCCTGGAGTTGAATCTGCCCTAGCCGCAGGCAATGGAATTAACGTCATTATCATGATTGGTGATGGTATGGGTTGGGAAATGGCCAGAGCCGCAGCCGTAGCTAAAGGCGCACCTTTCTATACCAGTGGGAAAGGTTCTGGTTTGAGCTTCCAAAAGCTGACAGGATATGGATTAGTAACAACTTACGGTACAACTATTCAAAATAGTACACCAGCTGATCCTACCAATCAGACACACATTACCAATAACTCGGCTCTAGATGGAAGTAAGCCATTGACAGGTACGAGTCCTGTACGTCCCAATTTTGAATTTCTGCCCACACCATTTAATCCAGGCGATCGCGCCGATGGCAATAGTGAAGCACCCGGTAACTTAACAGGTTACGACCCCACAAAAGGCGGCCCTGCACCTTGGATACCTTTATCTCCCGCCACTCCTGGTAGCTACGATAAGGAGTACATCAAACACAGTTATCCCGACTCTGCTAACACCGCCACTACTCTATACACAGGTGTTAAGAGCTACAACAATGCTTTAGGTGTAGATGTTTACGAGCAGAAATTGAAAACAATTTTAGAAATTGCCAAAGAACAAGGCAAAGCTACAGGGCTTGTAACATCAGTACCTGTGAGCCATGCCACACCGGCGGCGGCAGCTTCTTATGTTAATCGTCGTAGCAAATACGACAGTATCTATGACCCTAACAAGACCAACCAAGACAGCATCTTGCAACAGACATTGTTGGAATTTAAACCTAATGTCTTGTTGGGTGGTGGTCATCCTCTAGACTTTGAAAACAGAGCTAGCTCAGGCCCAGTCAACAAATACACCTACATCACCCAAGACACCTACGAGCATCTCAAAAACAATCCCAATCCTACTTCCAACCGTTACGGTTACAACTTCTTAGAGCGTGGCCCCAATGCCACTAAAACCTTATTAAACAAAGCAGTGCAGATAGATCCAAATAAAGGCGAAAGATTATTCGGTCTCTATGGCGCTCGTGGACAGAATGGCAACTTACCTACAAGCTCCTCCAAAGGAGACTACAGCACCACAGGGTTAGATAACTTCTCCATCTATAGCTCCGTTGTTAGAAGTGCCACTTCCACATCTCCTTGCCCATCAGGAAAGATTATTCCTGGCTCTGTCGCTGAGTGTGTACCTGTTCTTGATGCCAACGGTAATCTAGTCAATCCTCCCACACCCGATACAGTCCGTCCCTTATCTCCCGGTGAAACAGACGCAAGTTTCGTCGCTAGAGAAATCAATGAAAATCCCACCTTGGCTGATTTGAGCAAAGCTGCTCTTAACGTATTAGGTAAAGACAAAGACGGCTTCTGGCTAATGATTGAGGGTGGCGATATTGACTGGGCTGCTCATGATGACAACATGGACAACCTCATCGGTACAGTCAATGACTTTGATAAGGCTGTCCAAGAGGTAATTAGTTGGATTAACAAAAATGGCGGTTGGCAGAAGAACCTGTTAATTGTCACAGCCGACCATGATCACTATCTAACTCTCAACAATGACTTTGTTTCCAAACTCACTCCTAATTCCAACTCCAACAAGTCTAGAGGCTTGAAGTATAACGCTAAAGAAATTACCTACAACAAGCACAATCCAAGAGAGGCTGGTCATTTCTGGGGTTCAGATCCTAATCAAAAATACCTCTGGGGAAGCCATAGCAGAAGGCTTGTACCCGTTTACTTTCAAGGCGCTTACTCTTCAACTCTAGTTAGATATCTAGGTAAACCAATCCAATTTACAGATAGCTCTGGTACATACACTGCAC